Proteins from a single region of Malassezia restricta chromosome IV, complete sequence:
- a CDS encoding ubiquitin-like protein Nedd8: protein MLIKVKTLTGKEIELHVESTDKILRIKERVEEKEGIPPAQQRLIFGGKQMADDKVVKDYGIEGGTVLHLVLSLRGGM from the exons ATGCTCATCAAGGTCAAGACACTGACGGGCAAAG AAATTGAGCTACATGTCGAGTCAACGGACAAG ATTCTGCGCATcaaggagcgcgtcgaagaAAAGGAGGGTATCCCAcctgcgcagcagcgcctgatTTTCGGCGGCAAGCAAAT GGCTGACGACAAGGTCGTCAAGGACTATGGCATCGAGGGCGGGACCGTTCTTCAC CTGGTCCTTTCTCTTCGTGGCGGTATGTAG
- a CDS encoding peroxiredoxin Q/BCP, translating into MADIQTRRQSARVAQKQKRSLDAPSEEAEAPSPKQTKTSTPATKPLRVGDTLPSVELVDQDGKTVNVGELRKVVIFTYPKANTPGCTRQAQCFRDASSDWKQAGYDIFGLSSDSPKAQSTWAKKHALPYRLLSDPTRTVIGALTGTKASTKRSHFVVGEDGTLTLSTVGVKPGESSSAALMSVSPAQ; encoded by the exons ATGGCTGACATACAGACACGTCGGCAGTCAGCGCGTGTGGCGCAAAAGCAAAAGCGCTCACTGGATGCACCGAGCGAGGAGGCAGAGGCGCCTTCACCGAAGCAGACCAAGACGTCGACGCCGGCCACAAAGCCACTGCGCGTTGGTGACACACTTCCATccgtcgagctcgtcgaccaGGATGGCAAGACGGTGAATGTGGGCGAGTTGCGCAAGGTGGTGATATTTACGTATCCTAAG GCCAATACGCCTGGATGCACGAGGCAGGCACAGTGCTTCCGTGATGCGAGCAGCGACTGGAAGCAGGCGGGGTACGACATCTTTGGGCTGTCGAGTGACTCGCCCAAGGCGCAGTCGACATGGGCCAAG AAACACGCACTACCGTATCGCCTGTTGTCTGATCCAACGCGGACGGTGATCGGCGCGCTTACCGGGACCAAGGCCAGCACGAAGCGCAG TCACTTTGTTGTTGGCGAAGACGGCACACTTACGCTTTCGACAGTGGGCGTCAAGCCTGGCGAG AGCTCAAGTGCGGCGCTCATGTCGGTGTCGCCGGCCCAGTAA
- a CDS encoding ESCRT-I complex subunit TSG101 has protein sequence MHDLVFRWLSQVLVPYKERARIMSDMDTILTEYPTLRPRTDVYTYNDGRSMLLLLLDGTIAVPFRGSVYNIPMHFWFPRVYPQEPPIVYVVPMRDMLLRSGAHTTPEGCVQVPYIHTWMRKPEASSLLELVRECQAAFSLEPPVMAKRPTSPPAPPPLPRQTVPAMPPLPPKANHASPRETEVPEVTMPAPPRPMNPAVTELHTKVHQQLSMRVAEMYAAQTQSDAQLRMLLDDLERGAPALEDEMQRLRAVRDVCVTNTQRLSTMMDTAKRTTWELEARPEPDVDHMMSATSLVENQLLQLMADDQAIEDTLYQLSRALYSEQLSLDRFIKHTRMLSREQFLKRALAQNIAHGLGWDAPLTGPATPT, from the exons ATGCATGATCTCGTGTTTCGCTGGCTCAGCCAGGTGCTCGTTCCT TACAAGgagcgcgcacgcatcaTGTCAGACATGGACACCATCCTGACTGAGTACCCGACGCTGCGGCCCCGCACAGATGTGTACA CATACAATGACGGCCGCTCGATGCTTCTTCTCCTACTAGACGGGACGATCGCTGTGCCATTTCGTGGCAGCGTATATAACATACCCATGCATTTTTGGTTCCCGCGCGTGTACCCGCAGGAGCCTCCGATTGTCTACGTCGTGCCCATGCGTGACATGCTACtacgcagcggcgcacacaCCACGCCAGAAGGGTGTGTACAGGTGCCGTACATACATACGTGGATGCGCAAGCCTGAAGCAAGTTCCCTGCTCGAACTTGTGCGTGAATGCCAGGCCGCTTTCAGCCTCGAGCCGCCCGTCATGGCCAAGCGCCCCACGTCCCCACCGGCCCcaccgccgctgcctcgaCAGACCGTGCCAGCCATGCCGCCTCTTCCTCCCAAAGCGAACCATGCCTCTCCCCGCGAGACGGAGGTACCGGAGGTGACGATGCCCGCGCCACCACGGCCCATGAATCCTGCCGTGACCGAGCTGCATACCAAGGTCCACCAGCAACtctcgatgcgcgtcgcCGAGATGTACgcggcgcagacgcagtctgatgcgcagctgcgcatgctctTGGACGACCTGGAACGCGGTGCACCGGCGCTGGAAGACGaaatgcagcgcctgcgtgcTGTACGAGATGTCTGTGTCACCAACACGCAGCGTCTGTCGACTATGATGGACACAGCCAAGCGGACTACGTGGGAGCTCGAGGCTCGGCCTGAGCCGGACGTCGATCATATGATGTCGGCCACGAGTCTTGTCGAAAAccagctcctgcagctCATGGCCGACGACCAAGCCATTGAAGATACACTATACCAGCTCAGTCGTGCACTATACTCGGAGCAACTCTCGCTCGACCGCTTCATTAAACACACGCGTATGCTCTCTCGCGAGCAGTTCCTCAAACGCGCACTCGCTCAGAACATTGCACACGGTCTCGGATGGGACGCGCCCCTTACTGGGCCGGCGACACCGACATGA
- a CDS encoding ATP-dependent RNA helicase MRH4, mitochondrial: MWRPHGVSLPVRWFSTGIRAGKHARTPLRHRLSHPTPRRRTSPHEEARPGELPALEFAQALVPAETKTQFTSPPLSHGLLRMVHGLLGERARPTTPQAQSLAHFFPRHGTARHTLIAAETGSGKTLAYLLPVLQRLHQSRSHTEHADIRHVQGGFEPCIMPRALVLAPTHELARQISEVAKVLCHDASHKLRVACSSKPAYSATLQADLARLARLASFSETWNGAPISPDVLVSTPSFVAEHKMLSLTNVEMLVVDEADTLLDEGFRSETMSVLQNLSDSAQQLFVTATIPKSVRLFFDEACPSLVTLASPHLHHLPRRLSVMFVDPSGSKELAVLKELFRVFTTPGCEHDQVLIFRDKRSSVEQLSRFLSQRNVDHVAWTGEGSDRKTRTSPSLAPFLAGPSEYLARRSPPGQDAPRVLVTTSLLSRGLDFGPFLRHVFLPDAGRNTKRSVHAANNNALELLHRAGRSARAGRSGTVVVFDKSSAPGKSKVLINRRGQKKGIVRGQMDLLVQALRAPRPRRRWPPQRKGMST, from the coding sequence ATGTGGCGTCCACACGGCGTTTCGCTGCCGGTCCGCTGGTTCTCGACAGGGATACGAGCAGGCAAGCACGCGCGTACGCCATTACGGCACCGACTGAGCCACCCCACgccacggcggcgcacgtcgccccATGAAGAGGCTCGGCCTGGCGAGCTGCCGGCGCTCGAATTCGCCCAGGCTCTCGTTCCAGCCGAAACAAAGACCCAATTTACGTCGCCACCGCTATCGCATGGTCTTCTGCGTATGGTGCATGGCCTACTCGGCGAGCGTGCTCGCCCAACAACGCCACAGGCCCAATCTCTCGCACACTTCTTTCCACgccatggcacggcgcggcaTACCCTCATTGCAGCTGAGACAGGCAGTGGCAAAACCCTTGCATACCTCCTTCCTGTTCTGCAGCGTCTTCATCAGTCGCGCTCACATACGGAGCATGCGGATATTCGGCACGTCCAAGGCGGCTTCGAGCCGTGCATCATGCCAAGGGCACTTGTCCTGGCCCCTACGCATGAATTAGCGCGCCAGATCTCGGAGGTAGCCAAAGTGCTGTGCCACGACGCGTCACACAAGCTTCGCGTGGCATGCTCGTCTAAGCCAGCGTACTCTGCGACGCTGCAAGCAGACTTGGCGCGCCTAGCGCGCCTGGCCTCTTTTAGCGAGACGTGGAATGGCGCACCGATCTCACCCGACGTGCTTGTGTCAACGCCTTCGTTTGTGGCAGAGCACAAGATGCTCTCTCTCACCAACGTCGAAATGCTCGTGGTGGATGAGGCCGACACGCTCTTGGATGAAGGCTTTCGCTCCGAAACCATGTCAGTATTACAGAACCTATCCGACTCGGCCCAGCAGTTGTTTGTGACCGCTACGATACCAAAATCTGTGCGCCTGTTCTTTGACGAGGCTTGTCCATCGCTCGTGACACTCGCATCACCGCACCTGCACCACCTGCCCCGGCGTCTATCTGTCATGTTTGTCGATCCTAGTGGCAGCAAAGAATTGGCCGTGCTCAAGGAGTTATTCCGCGTATTTACGACGCCTGGGTGCGAGCACGACCAGGTGCTAATATTCCGCGATAAGCGCTCGAGTGTCGAACAACTCAGCCGCTTTCTGTCGCAGCGGAATGTCGATCACGTCGCATGGACAGGCGAGGGGAGCGACCGCAAAACACGCACCTCGCCCTCGCTCGCTCCGTTTCTAGCTGGACCATCCGAGTACTTGGCGCGTCGTTCTCCCCCTGGGCaggacgcgccgcgtgtgcTAGTGACAACATCGTTGCTCTCGCGTGGCCTGGATTTTGGACCGTTCCTACGGCATGTATTCTTACCTGATGCTGGCCGAAATACCAAGCGGTCTGTGCACGCTGCAAACAACAATGCCCTCGAGCTCCTGCACCGCGCTGgccgctcggcgcgcgctggccgCTCCGGCACCGTCGTCGTTTTTGACAAGAGCAGCGCACCTGGCAAGTCCAAAGTACTGATCAACCGCCGCGGCCAAAAGAAGGGGATTGTTCGAGGCCAAATGGACTTGCTCGTCCAAGCCcttcgagcgcctcggccacgtcgtcgatggccTCCACAAAGAAAAGGCATGTCCACATAG
- a CDS encoding exopolyphosphatase: MAPPGRTIAQLWVAGIVVGIWLLVRRWLPLFPAKMSMLQAPHGMDAYLRWAKAQAEAHWADPTKQHMTLLMGNEAGDLDSAASAIALSYVMNHEPRYFMERYGLPPSVYVPVIQTPRTQLTYRRENLHVYQMIHTTPEALLCVDDLGDISSPRFGTTANVSLGLVDHPRLGAAWGDKGRRVDVIVDHHEDDGSHPEAKLRVIRSPSSDPVGSAASLVANLISQAQGGRALLTEVADLLLSAIVLDTRNLKMQPSGKATDVDVHAYAYLRPHSSFGPSEVDVRNGRVDTSHTKAWNEDLQRTKNDVSHLDTHALLSRDLKMTSMSGLHIGLAAVPLSFSSWISGAYRTNAPVDTVREEVAEREWSVWWTQLAGFMREKGMDMAVVLLSYREAMDGKTKSRRDLALAYFGQARFLEQVASSLEAFGSKKLFHDGVSLELETWKGQRRVPSGKRERNMGIHGHQVSSVPGMTAVVWRQRNTNANRKIVQPALLRVLHHLL; encoded by the coding sequence ATGGCTCCACCAGGCCGGACCATCGCACAGCTGTGGGTGGCGGGCATTGTAGTGGGCATTTGGCTGCTTGTGCGACGGTGGCTACCATTGTTTCCTGCAAAAATGAGCATGTTACAAGCACCGCATGGTATGGATGCGTACTTGCGCTGGGCCAAGGCccaggccgaggcgcactGGGCAGACCCGACGAAGCAGCATATGACGCTCCTGATGGGGAACGAGGCGGGCGACCTTGACTCGGCTGCCTCGGCAATTGCTTTGAGCTACGTGATGAATCATGAGCCACGCTACTTTATGGAAAGGTATGGTCTTCCACCGAGCGTCTATGTGCCTGTGATTCAGACGCCACGAACGCAGCTCACGTACCGCCGGGAGAACCTGCACGTGTACCAGATGATCCACACGACACCCGAGGCACTGCTTTGTGTAGACGACCTAGGAGATATATCGTCGCCGCGGTTCGGGACTACGGCGAACGTGTCGCTGGGACTCGTGGATCACCCGCGCCTCGGTGCAGCGTGGGGCGACAAGGGTCGGCGCGTTGATGTGATTGTCGATCATCATGAAGACGATGGCTCGCACCCTGAGGCAAAGCTTCGAGTTATCCGCAGCCCGTCATCAGATCCTGTTGGATCAGCTGCGAGCTTGGTAGCTAATCTCATATCGCAAGCGCAGGGAGGCAGAGCCTTGCTGACCGAGGTGGCTGACCTGCTCCTCAGTGCGATTGTGCTCGACACACGCAATCTCAAGATGCAGCCATCAGGGAAGGCGACAGACGTGGACGTACATGCGTATGCATACTTACGGCCGCACTCATCCTTCGGCCCATCAGAGGTGGATGTCCGAAACGGTCGCGTGGACACATCGCATACCAAGGCATGGAATGAGGACTTGCAGCGCACAAAGAACGACGTCTCCCATCTCGATACACATGCACTGCTGTCACGCGACCTAAAGATGACGAGTATGTCGGGCCTGCACATTGGTCTGGCAGCCGTGCCGCTGTCCTTTTCGTCCTGGATCAGCGGCGCGTACCGAACTAATGCGCCCGTCGACACGGTCCGGGAAGAGGTTGCTGAGCGTGAGTGGTCGGTATGGTGGACGCAGCTTGCTGGATTTATGCGCGAGAAAGGTATGGATATGGCCGTCGTGCTCCTTTCGTACCGAGAAGCGATGGATGGCAAGACGAAGAGCCGCCGAGACTTGGCGTTGGCGTACTTTGGCCAGGCCCGGTTTCTTGAGCAAGTGGCTTCGTCACTGGAGGCTTTCGGTTCAAAGAAGCTTTTCCACGATGGCGTCTCCCTTGAGCTTGAGACGTGGAAAGGCCAACGACGCGTCCCAAGCGGCAAGCGCGAGCGAAACATGGGTATCCATGGCCATCAAGTGTCTAGTGTGCCGGGTATGACGGCCGTGGTGTGGCGGCAGCGCAACACGAATGCAAATCGCAAAATTGTACAGCCTGCATTGCTTCGCGTGCTGCACCACCTCTTATAG
- a CDS encoding tyrosine-protein phosphatase SIW14 translates to MEVGDVVITEGVGPLRHITRTASTETVVPPLNFDMVAPGVYRSGHPNERNFSFLKRLNLKSIIYLANDDYRENVVQWAHREGIRIFHHRVTMNKEPFTEMDEDEVASALTHILDERHLPVLIHCNKGKYRVGCVVGCIRRLQRWSHISLLEEYARFAGEKMSDEEFIERFDLSRVKLDPVHCPSWL, encoded by the coding sequence ATGGAGGTAGGCGATGTTGTGATCACCGAGGGCGTGGGGCCGCTGCGTCATATTacgcgcacggcgtcgacCGAGACGGTGGTGCCGCCGCTGAATTTTGACATGGTGGCACCAGGTGTGTACCGCAGTGGGCATCCGAACGAGCGCAACTTTAGCTTTCTCAAGCGCCTCAACCTTAAAAGCATCATATACCTCGCCAACGACGATTACCGCGAGAATGTCGTGCAGTGGGCGCATCGCGAGGGTATACGCATATTTCATCATCGCGTCACAATGAATAAAGAGCCGTTTACtgagatggacgaggacgaggtggCGAGTGCACTCACTCACAtcctcgacgagcgccatTTACCCGTGCTCATCCACTGCAACAAGGGCAAGTATCGCGTGGGGTGCGTCGTGGGCTGCATCCGCCGCCTGCAAAGATGGAGTCATATTAGTCTCCTTGAGGAGTACGCCCGCTTCGCCGGTGAAAAAATGTCGGACGAAGAGTTTATCGAGCGCTTTGACTTGTCTCGCGTAAAACTCGATCCCGTGCACTGTCCATCATGGCTATAA
- a CDS encoding YagE family protein, translated as MAQRPGPSSGRVGEGGSQRRIPLPGISSTASALRSRRNETRVWPYTDEIDDFEVETPGDAALHELPSGIIMPGVKSARMSQANASAANAAGEVPKSQPGRVTALKTGAMWASRAPPPKLPGSKPGFQFKGTPMRVPRYSLPVRAEKPVRASKVTGRHVLLPSESQLAPMAMAEKPNKAGEEEEDDEEDEEDEEDENDVSQQPWEQRKGPVYYTFERMPPLTRATTELPRLTSYAVSTSLNLRAVLAFLRREHGVRPRLYEGCVYALYFKPLLPGFGRASVRSSRAPQTGSPGQESRHEREIQRDEESGYVGDYFVPQEEQEMDTNGYIPDEHQAMDAPAPQASVAEPSDPDSAGARDMLLADEADERHESQHRRRRRRVVRINEASHTHAAEPNEHAPQSIKDALDMAELVLLPYGVLVMFNFTQEEEELVIADIMQSGAIRNPHKMYDRELFHFCYDPNVRAPRIHNDFFTFREPNHLLKLSLAHAIAQSTKLSEFEESMHKTLELTSHIPRELAQTGELRVSRRGALRMSGHLFKLRVDVNLTSDVLDTPDLFWDEASLQALYDAIRAYLEIDDRAQTLNERLAVANELLEVIHEHFSNAAMSKITWIIIILIVVACIVAVGEISARLILHAR; from the coding sequence atggcgcagcgaCCAGGCCCCAGTTCGGGGCGCGTTGGAGAGGGCGGCTCCCAGCGCCGGATCCCGCTGCCGGGTATTAGTTCTACGGCATCTGCtttgcgctcgcggcgaAACGAGACGCGCGTGTGGCCGTACACAGACGAGATCGACGACTTTGAGGTCGAGACACCTggtgacgcggcgctccatGAGCTACCGTCTGGCATCATTATGCCCGGTGTAAAAAGTGCGCGCATGTCGCAGGCCAATGCAAGCGCTGCGAATGCGGCGGGCGAGGTACCCAAGAGCCAGCCAGGGCGTGTGACAGCGCTCAAAACAGGCGCCATGTGGGCTTCTCGCGCTCCGCCGCCTAAACTGCCGGGAAGCAAGCCTGGCTTCCAGTTCAAAGGTACACCTATGCGTGTACCGCGCTACTCACTGCCTGTTCGTGCCGAGAAGCcggtgcgtgcgtcgaAGGTGACGGGTCGGCATGTTCTCTTGCCCAGTGAGAGTCAGTTAGCGCCCATGGCGATGGCTGAGAAGCCAAACAAGGCAGgagaggaggaggaagacgacgaagaggatgaagaGGATGAAGAGGATGAAAATGATGTGTCGCAGCAGCCTTGGGAGCAGCGCAAAGGCCCAGTGTACTATACGTTCGAGCGCATGCCTCCGCTGACACGCGCCACGACAGAGCTTCCACGCCTCACCTCGTATGCGGTCTCAACGTCGCTCAATCTGCGCGCCGTGCTAGCTTTTCTTCGTCGTGAGCATGGCGTGCGACCGCGCTTGTACGAAGGGTGTGTGTACGCCCTGTACTTCAAACCGCTGCTGCCAGGCTTCGGACGCGCCTCCGTTCGCAgttcgcgagcgccgcagACTGGCAGTCCTGGACAGGAAAGTCGACATGAGCGCGAAATCCAGCGGGATGAAGAGAGTGGCTATGTGGGCGACTACTTTGTGCCGCAGGAGGAGCAAGAAATGGATACGAACGGTTACATTCCTGATGAGCACCAggcgatggacgcgccagcgccgcagGCCAGCGTGGCCGAGCCAAGTGATCCTGACTCGGCTGGCGCTCGGGACATGCTGCTTGCCGATGAGGCTGATGAGCGACATGAGTCGCAGCAtcggaggcggcggcggcgtgtcgtgcgAATCAATGAGGCATCACACacgcatgccgccgagcCAAatgagcatgcgccgcagaGTATTAAAGATGCGCTGGATATGGCTGAGCTGGTACTTTTGCCGTACGGTGTGTTGGTCATGTTCAACTTCACGcaggaggaggaggaacTGGTCATCGCCGACATCATGCAGTCGGGGGCGATTCGGAACCCCCACAAAATGTACGACCGCGAACTCTTTCACTTCTGCTACGACCCGaatgtgcgtgcgccgcgtaTTCACAACGATTTTTTCACGTTTCGCGAGCCGAACCACTTGCTCAAGCTGTCGTTGGCCCATGCAATTGCGCAAAGCACGAAACTCTCCGAATTTGAAGAGAGTATGCACAAGACACTAGAGTTGACATCGCACATTCCACGCGAGCTTGCACAGACGGGCGAGCTTCGTGTGAGCCGGCGAGGCGCACTGCGTATGTCGGGACACCTGTTCAAGCTGCGTGTGGATGTCAATCtcacgagcgacgtgctTGATACGCCCGACTTGTTTTGGGATGAGGCAAGtctgcaggcgctgtaTGATGCGATACGCGCATATCTTGAGATTGACGATCGCGCCCAAACACTGAATGAGCGTTTGGCCGTGGCGAATGAGCTCCTCGAGGTCATTCACGAGCACTTTTCCAATGCGGCCATGAGTAAAATCACTTGGATTATTATTATTTTGATTGTTGTGGCATGTATCGTCGCTGTTGGCGAGATCTCTGCGCGACTTATCCTGCACGCTAGGTAG